The region GTTGGCTATTGTGTGACTTAATATGATTAAGATCTTGTTTCCTAGTAGTGCATACAATGGAATAATACCAAATTCTGATTATATTACTAAGTTATTGAGAATTCAGTAGAAATATGCTTGCTCTTATAAACTCTAGTTAAGATTAAGTTGCATTGATTTGTATTTCCTTATTTTAATATCAGTAAAGGACATATagctgttttttttattatttggaaaaaaaaaaactttgcttgattaTGTTTGTAATGTATCAAGCCTTTGCCTTGCTTTATGAAGAAAGTTATGAAACACTTTATGTCTTCATTGCTCCCTACTGTCTCTGAAAAACTATAATGTCTTAATGGCAACAAGTTGTTtgacaagtttgattttatttgcactgtattctcttttcttatttatagctttggtaagttatagtttatatgatagttatgggattggatttgcattcacttgttatattatttatttattttagttttcatcttgcagatgttcccaagctttgtttgaatcttcattttgttttctattatgcttatttatattttgatatttctttgcTAGTTGATTTTCTGGCATTTCAGGAACTTGTTACTGCTTGGGTTGTCATCTTGGATTGCCTTGTCCATGGGTTTGTTACAGTCTTAGTTGCTAGTGAAGCTCATGCAATAACTCTGGCTGTTGAGGGTTTGTTAGGAGTTGTGTTTACAGTGGCTGCATTAACAGATGAAGCAATGGATGTTggtgaggttttttttttttgctataagagTTCTCTGATATGTCTacaaattagtttatgaattttgacctatatctaatttgttcatgaaattgtttaaaaatcatGGTTTAAAGTTTAATTAAGTGCTTGTTCTCTTTGTTTAATTAACCCTGTTCAATCCCCAAATAACATCCAGCCATTTCCTACAATTCAGAGTTGTTTAAGTTCTTAGCACAATGTTCCAATGATATTTCATTATAAGTCTGTAAAAAGTATAGTATAGCATTCATTCATTACCTGGGCTAAAGACATGTTAGTTTGGATTCCAAGTGGGTTAATGAAATCTTTTACAGgtctttgttaatttttaagcatctccattttttttttgtctttagcaCATATAATCATTAAGCTGTGCAAAATAGCTAGTGGTATGAGGTTCATCTCATCTGATGTTCATGCATATCTATGTAATAATCTATTTGGTTTTAAGGGAAATAATATGTGTCTAATGTCCATATGTGCTGTTTTAGGTTCAGATCACTTCCAGGACTTGTCAACCAGACCCAAAGGGATATCATAGAATGTGAGAATTTTGTCTtccagacaagtgcacaaaggatgatgaattgaaggatggagcaagtttcatgcatggtttacttttgtgtatcttgtaatgtttttgtttttcatttttgaagtaaaaaatgttcaagaaactttattatgttatgctttcaaacataagttagaaCTAAAATCTCATGAAATAGACACATTcatagtttgaattagttattgtttaatgtaatacttatggtttatcaatatattgagaattacattttatgattaattttgattttttttatcaaaatacaataatgaaaatcttttaattaaaaaaaaacttataagtactcttatcacaataaaaaaccttaatatgttatgatttagaaacatattataagcgtaacaaattgttatgatttatataatataacaaactaaaaacgttatcaaaataatcaaatctaacagttgaaaagtgttatgcaaaaagtataatattaaacttcaaatttataaccatatactctaactaaatgttattatttgaatattatagcaactaaaaatgtgttattgaatagtttaagataacatcgaacataacattcgaatactgttatagaaaagacatgacttttaataacaggggctacgttggcattttcagaagcgttatcaatactcccgatTAAcaatttttaagtgttatgaatactgttttttcttgtagtgatcaaGTCATATCGATCCAGGAAACCtgccatcgagctcatatcgagttaataaaaacataacttgtaaatttgaaaacaaaacataaattctACCACTATCAAGTCATTAGGTTTAAATGACTTACTCTATCATTGAGCCACGATTGGGGTGTCTTCCACGTCAGAAACCACGCTGGACTGTGATTCCCAGTCCTTACATCCCTCGGGGTCTTGTTGGGGATGTTTCCAAGAAACAACTTGGacattgtcctatactgtttgcgatggcttcttgagagggtccagcacCTGTGTAGCCTCCTCTTCTGGTGCAGTTGCATCAGTGTGAGGTCTTTTCCACGTGGGATCGGTGTAGTCCTTAAACCAAACTGGCTTGCGTCTTTGGCGTCTAGTCTTCTAAAACCAAACCtcagcaacatcctcagggttgacaataacgactcccggAGTCGCAGCATCAGGTGTCTCAATGATGGTAGGAGGCGTGGTTagatcatcaacatagtccagAGGAATATCCAATGACTCTGAGTCCAAATCTTCCTTGGAGCCCCTCGGATTCTCCTTAATAAACGTCAGGATCTGACTGACTGCGTCCATAATCACTGATTGGTTCTTCAGGAGGGTATCCTAtcgaccctcgactctgtccaactGCTCAATCAAGTCGGTGAGCTCaagggctgaggctggggctggggCTGGTGTTGGGGCTAAGGCTGTGGCtagggctgaggctgaggctgaggctggagCTATAGCTGGGGAAATAtgaggggtgggacctgcaacctcctcctcctcctctggggcaacatcatcaaatatcttggctgcctcaGCTGCTTGAGAAACTATCTCCTTGactttctcaaaagtcgcatcctcaTCAGCCTCCGAGGGATCCTAgccaagcccaggataaaggggaagatctccctctgtCAACGACAAATAATAGTCTTTTTCTACTGGTCAAGGATTGAACATCAGAAGGACgatcaactgcaaacaacatataacatttggttaactcaaataatcataaaagataagcatatagataaaaaataattgtttaatgtcaataaaatataacttacatTATTCTTCAATAACATCGGTGAGATGacagacttggtgaaatccttctTCCTCTgatgcgaccaactaagcatcctcgggaccaTGTTTCTTGAGCTCACAACAAACTTCGTCGCAAGCTgctggatagcctcatatgcccagtactgtaaggTCGGGGCATAATCATACGTATTGTACTTGGACTCTTGccgcaccttggcatccttcttgttgTCATAGTTGGCATTTTtcttcaccatgtccttctttcaagactgcaatagcctcttataagagtacttcccccatggatagctgaaaaAGTAGTCTACGTCCTCAACCATCTTCAAAAAATCTCACCATATGTGCAACTTGCTCTCtatggcattcagaacccccttaaccaacaaacatagaccaagcttgtacacttcttccacaacagtacaagtcttgaaagcatggtccaactgtgagagctttactttctcagcatcattgAAATACTCTTTTATCAACCGGTCACTAAGATTACGCTCTTCCAACTCTTTTAGTGACGAGAAGCATGGTCCAActgtgagagctttactttctcagcatcattgAAATACTCTTTTATCAACCGGTCACTAAGATTACGCTCTTCCAACTCTTTTAGTGACGAGAAGGTATTGAAATTCAACCCCatcaccagggcaaactctcccatgccgaatctacaagactttgaccccaagaagaaatgcacctcatcttcgttgttgctggtGATTTTCCTCAACAGAAGTTGATGCACCAAAACTTCGGAGAAATTAAACTCTGAAGCcaaaaagaactgcttgaaagaggattccttagccctttctatCAGCCTGAGGTCCACAAACctagtcttaatgtgatttaaagtgctactaccccgatatgttactcgaccaggaaagtgatcattaaatggaacaagcaacttaggcatctgcaacatgaaatttttttggtaagaaaacagaatcgggaaaaaattaaaaaacaaaattcatcaaaaaaccTAAATGAGTTGTCATCGAGATCTATCAAGCTATAATTGAGCTGCAACATACCCTATCAAGCAactatcgagcctatcgagcaatATCAACAACCTAAAACTATAGAGACTATCGAGCCAgtgtcgagcctatcgagctaagcaAAATCATACATTGGTAACAGTcgtgagggttggtggaatttgaaattcaaagggtgtctcaaaactctataaataggagcctattgctcacttgtaagacaacactatttctatccactagagccattggctagaaatacaccaaaatgcttgattattccaaAGAACTATTTTCAATATTGTGAGAattccttagtgcttgagatagggcaAATAAGCTTTTAGACAAAGATTGTAAATCTTGTTCAatttggtgatccccaatgcttTTTACTTTGATTGTGTGAGTGATTTCCTTTTtattcttgttcttgttcttatattGTTTCTTCTGcttcttttgtttcttctctttattttttctttacatatttgcttatatatattatgttttagaGTTATAATATCTTCTACATATTTCTTCTACTATTTCtactttatttgtatctattgtctagagttgtattttctattattCTCTTTATCTAAatatttctatatttacttgtatgttttgttattgaattgtaattttatttaatcaatcaccttgttatttttattatttaacaaaaaataaataaaaattttaatttaattaggtGTACTAATTAATAATGTTAAATATATGAATAGAATTAAAAATTTAaagtaatatattttaaaactaaAGCGTCTCCATAATATTTTGGAATCGGTATGGGTGAAACTTTGGAGATAGTCGGAAAGAGAAGGTGAAGATGAGCTGTAAAGTAaagttttaataaattaaaataatttgtcggtaaaaaaaaataagtaagttttttttggTAATATGTTATAATTTAAGATTATGGATGGATTGGGTTGGAGTACTTAAGAGAGGCGGTgcatgcggctgctcgaccacgtAAGTAATATTATTGCTTTTGTGTCTCTCTGTCATCCATAGTGTGGATAAGATAAACATTAGTATGTAGATCTTATTTATTCTTATTATTTCTTTCACGTTACgcccctttcttcttcttaccaaaccttttttattttattttttatcattactTTCTAGAATGTAACTTTTtgcttttaaaaaatattaattaaatcatatccagTTGAGTTAATTAATTGTGTTGGTTCATTCCTCATtcaatattaaatataattatttttttgtttttatctcTTATCTTTAGGCTTTAAATAAGTAGATGAAACGCGACGTAAATATATAATTAAGAAGGTAGAActgttaaattaataatattaataataatgtaAAAGTattatttagagaagaaaatgTATTATAAGGTGAATGGTAGTTGATAAGTATTACACGATTGTGATAAAGACTTTCTAGATGATTATAAAATCAAATCACTCGAATTGAAAATACATATCTTTCGTTTCCCTTATAAAAAATTGGAATAAAATACTGCTTGTAATTTATTAACTCATTATTGTATATTTTCGTATAGataaaatgttatttttataAAGAAATCATGACTgtgcataataataataatgaagtgATATATAGTTTCGCAACGGTCGTTGATGGTTATAATGAGTATTGCAAAGGAATAAATGTATGAAGAGTAATGATATTGTTGTGTAAATCCTCACTTAAGTTGTTACCATTAAATAGTTACAAAATAAACTCTTTTGTCTGAAGGCTTACAAATCAACAAATCAGTTACAAGACCAAAACTCAACAACATCTCAGAACTAGGGCTGGCAATTTTcgacacgatgacacgactcgaaaacgacatgaaataaatgagtttgggtgacacatttaattttcgtgtcataatcgtgtcgacataTTTAACACGTTTATTAAACGTGCCATTTTCGGGTCACCACGCTTAACCCGAAAATGACACGCTTAAGACATATTTAAGATGATataaacattttaatttatttatattatgtggTGGCAACAACTTAATAAaagcttaaataaaaataaatgaaaataaagcCTTAGTTTTTATTTAAGGAGCCCAACCCAATCTGAAGCCCATGACTTAAACTAGGGTTTCATAATATTTCCCTAACCCTAAAACTCACTTTCAGATCTCACTCACACATAGAAACAGCCTCGCCTCCCCCTCTCGATCGATACAGCCTCCCCCTCTCGCCTCCCCCTCTCGATCGACACAGCCTCACCTCCCCTCTCGACACACCCTCGCCTGCCCTCTCAACACAGCCTTCCCTCTCGACACAGCCTCCCCATTTTCACTCTCCCTTCCATTCTTGTTCTGTAAATAACAGAGGGGCAGGATGGGCTTCGGAGTTCGGACACTAGATTAAAAGGCTCATTCTCCTCTTCTGAGCTAGCTTCCTCTCTCCaccactctctctctttctttggtCTTCCTCTCGTCATTCTACCACCCACAAcaaaacggtattgttatttatatatgtttagatTTGGTTTCAGTTATAAATTATAATGTAGACAATCAACTTCAATAGGGAATGAATTAGTTTATGTTGTTATATCATAAATTGAAAGTTGAAGTTGTTATAATAATTAGTTTATGTTGAAGTTGTTATATCAACTTCAATAGGGAATGAATTAGATTTGTTTCAGTTTTAATATCCTTGTTTTTAGGTGGGCATTTCTACACTCAAGCGAAAGATAGTGGTTCTCtatttgtggattctaatattgATTTTGTTCTGAATATGGGCCCTGCCCTACTTGTAATTTTTATATGGTTAGCTACTTATTTTCTGGATTTCCCAGCCAAACTTGATTTCTATATTCTAATATTGTATTTTGCTTTCTTGGATGAAAACAAACtaggttttatttattttttaatttctgTGTTCAAGTCTTCTGGTGAGTTTACATACCAAATTTGCATCAAATCCAATAGTTCATTGTGAATACAAATTTTGCTATTTCTAATTCATACATAAATGTTATGTCAGTGTACAGATTGTCTACTAGCTTTATTATATTCTGTAAATATTAATGCTATATATTATGTTCATTTTTATTTATGCTGATTGGTATTTACTGGTTATATGCTCCCAATGCTATGTGCATTCTGAACCACTTTAAATGTCTTGGTTTGAGTATACAAGTTTTGGTCTGTGTATGTGTAACTATTAGACAAGAAAAAGGGGACAGGACTGCATTTTTAACATCATTGATGGGGGATTTTTCTAAAGATTTGGAGCTTCACTGAGATTTGATTTGTGAATTTATTTTGCAGATATTGGATCAGGGAGTTTGTATTTTCAAGGCATTGACTCAAGGTAATTTACTCTGTTATCTTTTTTCCTATATATTTTCTATGCTGGATGATgattaaagtattttttttttcagattttcttttgtAGTTTCTTTCTCATTAATTGTTTCTCTGTgatattaattgttattaatttataTCTTCAATATTTATGCTAGATGGAAGATCAACCACAGGGTGTTAAAGAGAGTTTGGTGCAGTCACATAACACTAATATGACTACTGAAGACACACAAGAGTCAACTCAAAATGAGGTAGATTCTAAAACTGCAAAAGGAAAGCGTAGAAGAAAATTGACTTCAAATGTTTGGTCTTGTTTTAATATGCTTCCTTTGGATCAAGATAATCAAACATAAAGAGCTGAATGCAAGCATTGTGGTAAAATATATAATGTTGACCCCAAGTATGGGACTGGAAACTTAAGTCGTCACATGAAAAGTTGTGAAAGAAGAGACACTCGTGATATTGGGCAGCTAGTGGTTTCTCAAGACAAAGGAATTGTGGCCTTAGGCTCAAAAAGGTTTGATCTGAATCACTTTCGTGAATTGATGACTCGTGCAATAATTTTACATGATTTGCCTTTTTCATTTGTTGAATATGAAGGTGTGAGAGCTACATATGAATATTTGTATCCTGGAATCACTTTAGTAACTAGGAATACTGCAAAGGCTGATGTTGTTAAGATGTATGCACTAGAAAAGGCAAGGATTAAATCAATGTTGAATAATAATTCTAGTAGAATTTGTTTGACATCTGATTTGTGGACTTCTATAATGACTGATGGTTACATAACCATTACTGCTCATTTCATTGATAAAGATTGGGTGCTACAAAAAGAATTCTAAATTTTTGTTTCATTCTTCCACCACATTCTGGTGTTGCAATATGTTCAACAATGTATGAGTTACTATGTGAATGGGGAATTGAAAAGAAGTTGTTTGCTCTTACATTGGATAATACTTCTTCCAATAATGTGACTGTTGATTTATTGCAAA is a window of Humulus lupulus chromosome 4, drHumLupu1.1, whole genome shotgun sequence DNA encoding:
- the LOC133832111 gene encoding zinc finger BED domain-containing protein DAYSLEEPER-like codes for the protein MKSCERRDTRDIGQLVVSQDKGIVALGSKRFDLNHFRELMTRAIILHDLPFSFVEYEGVRATYEYLYPGITLVTRNTAKADVVKMYALEKARIKSMLNNNSSRICLTSDLWTSIMTDGYITITAHFIDKDWVLQKEF